Proteins from a single region of Apium graveolens cultivar Ventura chromosome 7, ASM990537v1, whole genome shotgun sequence:
- the LOC141670408 gene encoding G-type lectin S-receptor-like serine/threonine-protein kinase SRK, with product MPPEYLIDGVFSIKSDVYSFGVVMLEIVSGAKIRGFYHSDDDLNLLGYAWKLYADGECLKLVDSAIVDCCSPFEVLRAIQIGLLCLQPFARDRPTMSSVVAMLSSENELPQPQQPGFFIERQPRDPEGSTDKPNFPSNNKLTITHMTPR from the exons ATGCCTCCTGAGTATTTGATCGATGGAGTATTCTCAATTAAATCCGATGTCTATAGTTTTGGTGTGGTAATGTTAGAGATTGTTAGTGGCGCAAAAATCCGAGGTTTCTATCATTCAGATGACGACCTTAACCTTCTTGGTTAT GCATGGAAACTTTATGCAGATGGAGAATGTTTGAAACTTGTAGACAGTGCGATCGTGGATTGTTGCAGCCCATTTGAAGTGCTTCGAGCTATTCAGATTGGTCTGTTGTGTCTGCAGCCATTTGCTAGAGATAGACCAACCATGTCATCTGTTGTTGCAATGCTGAGTAGTGAAAATGAACTACCTCAACCTCAGCAACCTGGTTTTTTCATTGAGAGGCAACCTCGTGATCCAGAAGGTTCAACAGACAAACCAAACTTTCCGTCGAACAATAAGTTAACTATAACGCATATGACTCCTAGGTAG
- the LOC141673776 gene encoding G-type lectin S-receptor-like serine/threonine-protein kinase At4g27290: MLKINDQGALLLMNAKKITIWIANSSLSVTNPVAQLLDSGNFVVRDENNFNADAYQWQSFDHPGDTLLPGMKLGWDLVKGLERNLKSWKSANDPSHGNYTCSISLVGYPQLVLQNGSVLHYRHGFWDSMQLNSMSTNTQSKDLTDKFVINENETYYKYGVWDRFIIMRMVLTLSGTLQLFTWNDQNQNWEIYFAVQKDACDRYALCGAYGSCDSTGCQCTAYAYMDITEGRSGCLIWFDELTDIGVKTSDSLDLYVKLAVFDLGGGAKRSRLKMRVGVIVVALLLGLYLKRLGSKRKDKDLSKSLDWLKRYSIIEGIARGLLYLHQNSRLRIIHGDLKVSNILLDYANNPKVSDFGLARTFGGSEIEVNTTKVAGTHGYMSLEYLIDGVFSIKSDVYSFGVVSVGVC; encoded by the exons ATGCTgaagattaatgatcaaggagcTTTGCTACTTATGAATGCTAAGAAAATCACAATTTGGATCGCGAATTCATCTCTGTCAGTGACCAATCCCGTGGCACAGCTATTAGATTCTGGGAATTTCGTAGTTAGGGATGAAAATAACTTTAATGCTGATGCTTACCAATGGCAAAGTTTTGATCACCCTGGAGATACTCTTTTACCGGGGATGAAGCTTGGATGGGACTTGGTAAAGGGTTTAGAGAGGAATCTTAAATCATGGAAAAGTGCCAATGATCCTTCTCATGGTAACTACACATGCAGTATTAGCCTTGTTGGATATCCACAACTAGTTCTGCAGAATGGTTCAGTTTTGCATTACCGACATGGTTTCTGGGATTCCATGCAGCTAAATAGCATGTCTACTAATACACAGAGCAAAGATTTGACAGATAAATTTGTCATCAATGAAAATGAAACATATTACAAATATGGAGTTTGGGACAGATTTATCATTATGCGGATGGTGTTGACTTTAAGTGGAACGCTGCAATTATTTACATGGAACGATCAGAACCAGAATTGGGAAATATATTTTGCTGTGCAGAAGGATGCCTGCGACAGGTATGCGTTATGTGGTGCGTATGGTAGTTGTGATAGCACTGGTTGTCAATGTACCGCTTACGCATATATGGATATAACAGAAGGTCGAAGTGGGTGCTTGATATGGTTTGATGAGCTTACTGACATTGGAGTCAAGACAAGTGATTCGCTAGATCTTTATGTAAAACTTGCTGTTTTTGATCTAG GGGGGGGTGCTAAGCGTTCCAGACTGAAAATGCGAGTGGGCGTTATAGTAGTAGCTCTACTGCTAGGGTTGTATCTGAAGCGCTTAGGCAGTAAGAGGAAAG ACAAGGATCTAAGCAAGTCGCTGGACTGGTTAAAACGCTACAGCATTATAGAAGGTATTGCCAGAGGACTTCTTTATCTTCACCAGAACTCCAGATTAAGAATCATCCACGGAGACCTCAAAGTCAGCAATATTTTACTTGATTATGCCAATAATCCAAAAGTTTCAGACTTCGGCCTAGCAAGAACCTTTGGAGGAAGTGAAATAGAAGTAAATACAACCAAAGTAGCTGGGACACA TGGTTACATGTCTCTGGAGTATTTGATAGATGGAGTATTCTCAATTAAGTCTGATGTCTATAGTTTTGGTGTAGTTAGTGTTGGAGTTTGTTAG
- the LOC141672364 gene encoding caffeic acid 3-O-methyltransferase-like, which yields MSKEAQDSNEFARGLQLNGGTILGMVTKAAIQLDLFEIIAKASTVNGTSPFGDDARKMSSDDIVALLPTKNPAAPAMLDRILRFLAAKSILNWTTVAGEDGKEKSLYSLTSICKYYTCDEDGISLAPMLVLLQDKVILDSWTTLKDAVLEGGVPFNMAHDGMHAFEYPAIDSRFNDVFNQGMYNQTTLIMKKILEVYTGFEEIIEIVDVGGGTGATLAKIIAKYPRIRGINFDLAHVIKGASPLPGVEHVGGDMFVSVPKGEVIFMKWILHDWSDEHCLKVLKNCCNSLPEFGKVIIIESIMPEYSDTDSLVKLNNACDVDMVMLALNPGGKERSLKEFEELAKESGFAAVKLMCSAGFYSVLEFYKKAV from the exons ATGTCAAAAGAAGCTCAGGATTCCAATGAATTTGCACGGGGACTGCAATTAAATGGTGGAACAATTCTTGGAATGGTGACAAAAGCTGCTATTCAACTTGATTTATTCGAGATCATAGCTAAAGCTTCCACTGTAAATGGTACATCTCCTTTCGGAGATGATGCTAGAAAAATGTCCAGTGATGATATTGTAGCTCTGCTTCCCACAAAAAATCCTGCAGCACCAGCAATGCTTGACAGAATTCTCCGATTTCTGGCTGCCAAGTCCATTCTTAATTGGACCACAGTAGCGGGAGAAGATGGCAAGGAGAAGAGTCTGTATAGTCTGACAAGTATATGCAAATATTACACTTGTGATGAAGATGGAATTTCACTAGCTCCTATGTTGGTTTTGCTTCAGGACAAAGTTATCCTTGATTCCTG GACTACATTGAAAGATGCAGTGCTTGAGGGAGGAGTTCCATTTAACATGGCTCATGATGGTATGCATGCATTTGAATACCCTGCAATAGACAGCAGATTCAATGATGTTTTCAATCAAGGAATGTATAACCAAACCACTCTAATCATGAAGAAGATTTTAGAAGTTTACACTGGATTCGAAGAAATCATAGAAATCGTAGACGTTGGTGGTGGAACAGGGGCAACGCTAGCTAAAATTATTGCCAAGTATCCCCGGATTAGGGGAATCAACTTTGATTTAGCTCATGTCATCAAGGGTGCCTCTCCTTTACCTG GTGTGGAGCATGTTGGAGGAGATATGTTTGTAAGTGTCCCAAAAGGAGAAGTCATCTTCATGAAG TGGATACTTCATGATTGGAGTGACGAACACTGCTTAAAGGTTTTAAAGAATTGCTGCAACTCTCTTCCTGAGTTTGGTAAAGTGATAATCATAGAATCGATTATGCCTGAATACTCAGACACGGATTCTTTGGTGAAATTAAACAATGCTTGTGATGTTGATATGGTAATGTTGGCATTGAATCCTGGAGGAAAAGAAAGGAGTTTGAAAGAATTTGAGGAATTGGCAAAAGAATCTGGATTTGCAGCTGTAAAACTTATGTGCAGCGCTGGTTTTTACAGTGTTTTGGAGTTTTATAAGAAAGCTGTGTAG